The sequence GTGCATATTGTAAgtcatgagaaataaaactgacaatttATTAGTCATCATTAACACACTGAATAACACTTTTATTTGATCTTTGATATTATTCTTGGCAGAGAATgtgatacaaaacaaaaaaaacaccaagatGACAATAGCAGCACCCTTCAGATATGTGTTACTGAAAGATATAATTATTTCTTACATGCATTATTATTTGAATTTACTTACAATAGCCTAACAAAATTATAAACTAAACCTTCTAATGTGATGCAAATGGTCAAATTAGACTTTAGCTGACATGGTAATACGGTTACAAATCAGATACATGTGTTGGATTCTGGATGAAAAAGTCCAGTtttaagatggaaaaaaaaaaacaagactaaaaagGCAGATAGACAGAAGGCAGAAAACACATCACATTTGAAACTTAATCTCAAGAACTAGGAAACAAACAGTTGGTAGATTGTGACAGGAGTTCCTTTTGGGTAAGTCGAGCCTTGTGATTTGTTTGGTGAAGACTCCACTATCTGTAATAAAGGAAAGCTGCCAGTCCAATCATAGAAACTGGTAGGAGGAAAAAAGGAGTAAGCTGCAGCCCTAAAATGGCCCAAGACAACAGAGCATTAACCAGCATGGAGCAGGAAATGACAAACAGTCTGGTGATCCCGCTGCCATGCTTTAGCACCACAGACATCAGGAGTCCGTTAGCTGCCTGCCCTGCTATAATCACCCAAACCGCCCCTGAGTATCCCTCCAGAAAGCTCTTTTCACTTGCTACAGCGGAGAAGGAGGACAGCCCGTTGATGGCTACACCGAACACATAGAGGTAGAGATTCTGCAGACTTAGGGGCAGCTTCTGGCTCTTCAGCACCCTCTCTGTGTAAACTGCTGCTAGCCCTGAAACACAGCAGTACACCAGCACAAGGAAAAGCCCCCATGCTGTGATATGAAGCCTTGGGCCTTGCTCAGCTTCATCCTTGTCAGTGTCCCCTAGATCCAGGCTGCTGTAGCTGTGGCACACCCCAGCTCCCATGAGGAGCCCCAGAGCTAACCACTGACCCTGCCGGAGCCTCTTACCCAGGCAGAAGGAGTACAGCAGGGCGGTGGAAGCGATTTTTAGGTTGCTGAGGACTTGGTATGAGCTTGGATCCATGTAGGCCTGCATGACGACTACCAGGTTGTTGTTGAGGGCATAGAGTATGGCGGGGACTGCATACGGAGCCACAAGGACTAGAGGTGGAGGAGCGTGTAAGGCGGATACACCCCCAGTTAGAACGAGAGTTGCCAGAGAAATGAGGAGTTTGGCTAACTCAATCATGACGACACAAGAGGAGGGGTCGAAAGGGACTTGACCGTCTACTTTGGTCAGAGTGATGAGTGGTGCATGAGAGCCGTATATGAGGACCATCAGGCCCAAGAGGACGCCCCACTGAAGCCTCTTCACCCACTGTCTCCTATACTTCACTGGAGAGGAGGTCCCCACATTCTGGATCACAATCATCCTCAGTGAtggaaaataaacacttttaattCCTAACAAATCTCAATACTTGCTATAGTGCAACAACTCACTTTAGGCTATTTTATCTTACAAAGCTCAACCATTTATATACCAATtgtaaaatacttaaatacattATTCTCTGTATAATTTCTctgtataataataaagttGTAGGACGCATTTGCAGGAATTACTGCCCGTTTTACACGACTAATTCAAATTCTAATAGGCTTAGACATCTGCTTCAGGCAACAAAACTAAGAcaagttaaaaagttaaaacttTGTAGTCTTACATCTTGTAATAACATTGAACAGGAACACGTGGAAATAAAGATCTGTCTTTAAGTCAATTTGAAACAAAGGAGACAAAGAAAGTCTTTCAGTTGGAGTCCCCTGTGAAATTCCAGTTATATTACATCCACAGTCCGGTCTACACAGAAATCTTGAAGGTTGTTCCGTCATGGGCCACTGACAAGCCAGCAGCTGAAGCAGGATTTCTTCTAGTTGTGCCCGTTATATGACTGGCAAGACTAGCAGTCAGCCCAAATTACTTTGGTCCTTTTTTCAAACTGTTCATATACTCTTTCACAGTTCTTTCAATGTTGGGCACTTGATAGTTCTGTGCTGAATAGATGCCAGTGATTGTTCCCAGCAGCACTCCCAGGATGGCAGAGGAGCGTAGCTTAGCCACCACATAGCCAGCCAGGAAACCCTTCAGAAACGGAGATCCCAACACTGAGCCTCCCTACAAGAGCAAGACAGCAGGATTTACAGCACTGTCCAATCACAGGAAAGGACATACAGATGGGtaaataaactgaactaaagAGGCAACAAgtaatcattttgagtaatttctTAAGAACAAAAGCCAAAGTTTTCTGGTTCCAATTTCacaagtgtgaatattttctggtttctttagtcttctatgatagtaaacagaatatcttttggttgtggactgttggttgggacaaaaaaagatatttattcatgtcatcttgggctgtgggaaacattgatcaacatttttcaccattttctgacattttctagacgattaatcaataaaatgatCCACAGATttatcgataatgaaaataatcattggttgcagcCCATCATAACTGGATTTTGTCCATAATCTTGTATTGCATATTAACTGGATATTGTGTTCACTCGTTTGTAGGGTGTGATAATtatattctttttgtttattactaTAACAATGTTAAAGCTACTCTCTTGGCCAGGTcactcttgaaaaagagatcttaatgtcaatgagacttttacctggttaaataaaggctAAAAAGGATATATCTATCCCCTTGTCAATGATAAAACATCATATAACTAACAATATAACAACACAGACTAATCATAAGAGGGTATATATGACAGTCCTGAGACAGAACTCAGAAAAGGGCAACGATACTATAGTGAAAAAGGCATTTAAAATCAGGATGTACGAAGACATGATCTCATATTCTATGATTCTCTTTGCTTGTTCATCACTTTCAGTCAAGAGTAACACGTTTTAATTTCATTAATAAAAAGGTGAATGAAGGGCCAAAGTTTGGCCATTTCGATTTATATATATTCCCCATGAGAATAACAAATTACATTCACCTTCAAAAAcatatctggaaaaaaaatccaaggtTGGTAACTTAGAGGAGGGGAACATCTGACTTTTTGTCCTCATGTAACTTGGTCAGTTATCAGGGGCACAATAATAACTTACCTGAGGGATTCCTACGGAGACTTCGCTCTCCACTCGTCTCTGGATCTCCTCCAACTGGTTTTTGAGCTGAGTCAGGTCTTTCAACTGTTTCAGTGGATCCTAAAATAGAAACCGTGGGTCACGTTTGTATTAAGAAAGTGACAATTCCGACTTGAACGATAATTAAGATGCTATACAACATAGCCTAAAATCAATTAGTTACTGACATAATTTCCCATTAAAAGCTTTTCTAACAAAACAGTTAATTGACAGTTAAATGGGTCAGTTTAAGTTCGCTGGCTAGCTGGTAGCACCATAACTTAAGTTAGCCAGATCAAGTATGTCCGTTACAAGCGTTCGTGGATCTAGAAATGCTCATTTTAGCACAGAACCAACGGCTGCTGAGAGGGTTTATTCGgcctcctccagcagctactGTCATCTGACGAAACACGTGAATTTAATACAATTATAGCCATAGCACAGGAACTCACTCACCTTGTCATCTGCCATTTTTGCTCAGTGGATTTATCAGTGTTCGGCTCCTACGCCTGGGCGGCTTATGATCGATGCGATTAGTTTGGTCTGGGTGTTTACGGCGCCGTGGATAGttgtaaaatacagttttaactCCGGAGACAGTTCAAGACAGTAACAAAAAACTTGCACTTTTTTGTCACTGCTACCTTCTCCTTTGTGcatttagaaatgtgtttttcatgtctcTGCCCCGTGATTAAATGGATAACTTTAAGCATAATTCTTTAAGATGATATATCTGTTTGGGTATACAATATCACCTCTCCACTTTGATAGAAAACGTTTTTAGTTGgccaagattaaaaaaaacttacttGAAGCAGTGAATATTTTACGGACTGAGCTTTGTGTTACAATAACCATTGAGACCTCCCATGTAGTGATTTGCACTTTTACTGAGTACTTGTGAACTGCACTTATCTGTATTCTGAAGGTCTATGGGACGCAAGCGTTACCTTCACGTGTCAAAAACGTCTACCATGATTGGCCCGTCCTTGTTTATTCCGGCATTTGATTGGTCTAGGACCATAGCAACAAACCgccatgtatttttttttttacaattcgACGACAAACGAAGCTACTTTACAGACATTTATGCGTCGCGAATTCCAGGTTTGATATGAAGCATAGATACATTTCAGGattgtttacagtctgtacaatGTCCGACTTATGTGGCTTCTTCTAAAGGTCTTTCAGAGCAGTTTGTAGCGCCTCGGGCCGTCGTAGGTAAGGCTTCAATAAGAAGGCATTTCATTGGATAACTCACGGACTGTGCAGGCAGTATAAACACACGCCATTAAAGCTGCGTTTAGTCAGTGTGTTTGACATGTTAGCGCTTTATTCCTCCTTCAGTGAGCCACTCGCATGTCTACTTTACGCATAATGTTATTATGACCAACACACTATCGTGCTTTGTCTCAGCATAGAGCAACTTACCAGCACAGTTTTACTGTCCTACTTTAAGTGGCTTTTATTAGACAGACATTAAAAAGTATCTTTATTTGCCTCTCATCAGCTCAGGTATAACTTACCCACTGAGTTATCATAAACTACATAAACTCAGTGCTTTCATCACAACACAGAAGAGTGGCGCTGCACAGTCATGCTTTACTGTTGCACCATTGTATCATTTATTAATGATGTTAAATGCATATtattatgtaatgtaatatacaTCCAGTTATCCGTTtgtattcttctttttttgctcACCTAACTTGAGTTAAAACTAATGTATTCTAATATAACACCCCTGAAATAAATCTTACCTTCATAAAGGTTCATGAACAACAAACTAATCTCGTActgtttttgaaattggtcccTAGATCCTGGGAAATCATGGAGAAAGTGAAGGTGTATGAGGTAGTGAAAGTGACTGACGAGGTGGAGAGCTGCTACAACCAAATGGAAGTGACTCCtccaaaaaagaggaaaagcaaAGCTCACGAAGATAACGTGGAGAAACCAAAGAAGCCCAGGTAACTTATATAGCCTGAAAAGACTGTCACACAGCTGTCAAAATATCACAGCATGAAGTATGGCCCAAAACGGGGACTGAGCTTACAAAAATCATATCAATTCTCCCTGATTGTCGTGTACTGATTGTAGACATGGAATCTGTCTGTTTTAGGTCTGCCTACCTGTTATACTACTTTGATGTCCATCAGATGATGCAACAGGAAGTCCCTAATCTGCCACAGTCAGAGATCAACAAGCGTATCAGTGAGAGCTGGAAAAGGCTCAGCGTAGCTGAGAAAAGCTACTATCTGGAGAAGGCCAAGTCGGAGAAAGAGGGCATAGATACAGTAAGCTACATCCTCAActctttttttagtttgtttttatgtaaatatctGAGCATTCATGGAGATTATATATACTCATAATAAAACTTCCTGATCAAACTTCACAAGTACTCAGAATAAAACGTCCTCATTTAAAAATCAGAACAACCAGGCCTGTTCTGAAAgaaatttaaatgtgttcatATAAACCAATTACAGTCAATTCAAAAGATGAAAGTGTGTCACGCAAATGCTCATTGAGATTACTTTccatgttaatttaatttaagaatCACTAATCACCTTAATAAAAAAGTTCAGAACAATGAGTTATGAAAGTCTAAAGTGATTACAGGAACTCCCATTActttctaatatttttttctggttaatagcctacattttaaaaactgtaggGATATTACCATGTATTCTGACACATCTAAGCAGTCAAACCAAGCCAATCTTTTTAAAAGGTTTTCACGTGATGGAGTGCTGGTTTTAATATAGGATGTTGAGTATTTCTTAGCTTTTCTTCATGATTATGCACTGCAGAGCACTCATATTGTCAACTGGATTGATTTCAGTGGCAATGAATACATTTGGCTCATGTAACTACAGATGAAGTCAGAGTGAAGTGACCCATTAGTCTCAGTTTTCACAGCGGAGGAGCTTTGTATCTACAGCAGCCTGATTTACTGGTGTCTAGTATAATTTTGCAATTATTCTATAAACAATTTTCTTAACCTTGCATTTCTTTCAGTCCTCAGTCAGTCCCTCCAGAGACTTGCCAGGCTTCCGCAAAATCCTCCCCAGAGCCAGCTACTTCCTCTTAGCCAAAGGCTGTTCCT comes from Thunnus maccoyii chromosome 8, fThuMac1.1, whole genome shotgun sequence and encodes:
- the slc35a4 gene encoding probable UDP-sugar transporter protein SLC35A4, with the translated sequence MIVIQNVGTSSPVKYRRQWVKRLQWGVLLGLMVLIYGSHAPLITLTKVDGQVPFDPSSCVVMIELAKLLISLATLVLTGGVSALHAPPPLVLVAPYAVPAILYALNNNLVVVMQAYMDPSSYQVLSNLKIASTALLYSFCLGKRLRQGQWLALGLLMGAGVCHSYSSLDLGDTDKDEAEQGPRLHITAWGLFLVLVYCCVSGLAAVYTERVLKSQKLPLSLQNLYLYVFGVAINGLSSFSAVASEKSFLEGYSGAVWVIIAGQAANGLLMSVVLKHGSGITRLFVISCSMLVNALLSWAILGLQLTPFFLLPVSMIGLAAFLYYR
- the LOC121901791 gene encoding SLC35A4 upstream open reading frame protein; its protein translation is MADDKDPLKQLKDLTQLKNQLEEIQRRVESEVSVGIPQGGSVLGSPFLKGFLAGYVVAKLRSSAILGVLLGTITGIYSAQNYQVPNIERTVKEYMNSLKKGPK